AACTTGCCGCTCCATTCCCTGCACGGCCCCGCTCCTGACCCCTGAGTCTGGGCATCTCCCCCGACCTCTGCCTGTCCCTGGACATCTTCAGAGGGTTCAGGAGGGGCGGGGCCTCCGTAATGCAGAAGTGCCTGAGATGGTTCTTGAAATGCCCTCTTTGTCCCCCTTCTGCTAAGGCCACCTGATGCTTTCCCTCCTGCTACCCGCCGCAGGACCCTTGCTGGGATGCCCATCAAAGAGCCTCAAGGAAAAATTCAGCAGCTGAGCCAAGCTGGAGGCCTGGGCTCAGACCCAGAGCCTCCCTGGCCCTTCCAGACCGTTGCTGGCAAAACGCGAGGCTGACAACACTGCCCAGCTTGTTGGACTAACACTGTGGATGCTGCCTCGCCCACTGGCCTCAGAAACCCAaagccccttccttccccttttccaCCCAGCCCGTCCCTAGGGCCTGACTCCCTGATGGCCAAGAAGCTGCTTCTTGCTTCTCACCCTGATGCCAACAGCTACTATATTGGGGGCGATTGAGTGCTCCAGGGCAGCAGACGGGATTGTGTTGCATATAAAAACATGGTGATGCTCTAAATATCTAAGAATATTGGTCCCCTGAAGTGATTCTTGctgcctccccttctccctgaCCCTCCCCCACTGTCCCTtcgccccaggccctggcaagcTCAGGTTACATGGGAACTACTGTTGCCACGTTGGGATTCTAGACAACAATCCTAGGATTCCTTTCCTTCTAGAAATCACCAATACAATCCTTAGTTCAGCAGATATAGGTTTCTGTATAGTTTATAAACATGATAAGACATACAGTTTGGTAAGGGAGTAGGGCGAGGGcctgtgcatttgtgtgtgtgtgtgtgtgtgtgtgtatatatatatatgtagagagtGTGTAGATATATAAGTGGACGTAGTTATAAAACTGCACCTCCTGTGAGAACCTCATTGCACAAGATGAAGCTCTAAATTTCAGCCTCTGATGATCTTTCCTTTGGTAAGTGGTTCTTGGAGCCCAGCAGGTGGGCCTGGGTCTTCCAGGCTTGCCTGAGACATCAGGAATGAGAGGCGTTACCCTCAAGGAAGGGGCTGAAGGTGGCACGTGGTTGGATTTAGGGCAGGGTGACTCAGTGGCCTCAGGCACGAGCCAAAATGCCACCTGCTCGTGTGCTCCCAGATAGCTGGTGTCGGACCAGCCTCTTGGGTGCATCTTGGCTGTTCTTCTCTGAGTCCTGCATCCTTGGGGGATGGCGGGGCCCTTCAGACCTCTCCAAATGACCAGGATTCCACAGAGCCCAGCTCCCGTGGGGGCACGGTCCCGTTGTTGCCAATGCAGGATTCACTTTGCAGCTTTAACTGCCGTGCTGGGTGGATGCGGTCCGTGGGTGCTCGGCGGGGCGCTggctgggacagctgggtgaGATGTGCcaatcccctcccccttggggCTGTACACTTTGTATTTATAATCCAGCAGCCAGGAGCCCAGACGGCAGCTGAAACCTCTACCAGCCTTTGCCTGAAACCCAGCAGATCCTCCacttgtaaaaaaagaaaagaaatcctgttCCTTGGTGGACGTGTGGCAGTGCTGGGTGCTGGTGTCCGGCGCCCTCAGCGGAGAGTGACCACCAGCCCCAGGAtccaggccaggagggaggcccGCAGGGAACTGCCTGAGGAAGCTTGCTGCACCCCGCTGGGGGCACGGATGGGGGTCCTGCGGGCACACTTGCCCTTCCTCTTGGGCCGTGCCGTGGGCATGATGTCAAAGCTGAACTTGTGCTGGTAGTCGGCGTAGTCCTGCAGCTCATGGGCCTGCTTCCCGGTGCCCGCCTTGGAGACCTGGTTGCGATTCCTGTGGCTGGTGCAGTTCTTGCCCGGCTTCTTGTAGCCCGACCGGGAGCCGGGCAGATGGCCATGCGGGTGGCCCTTGTCCCTGGCAGGGCCGTGGGGTGGGTGGTGCTCCTTGCGGGCGGCCCTGTCGGTGGTGGTGAGCGTGTGTGACTTGATCTGGTGTGGGGACACCGGCCCCGTGCAGTTCCGGAAGTCCTCGGCCCTCAGCAGCTTCAGGTCCTGGCCGTGCAGAGACGCGGGGGACACACAGGGGACAGCGGAGCTGGAGCCACGGAACCTCTGCAGCCATTCCCACAGGGAGCGCGCCCTGCAGCCACAGTCCCAGGCGTTCCCGTTGAGGCGGAGGAACTCCAGGGCTGCCAGTGGTGCCAGGCAGTCTCCCTGCAGCTCGGAGAGACTGTTGTTGAAGAGGAAGAGGGTGGTCAGCCTGCGGAGGTCGTGGAAAGCCTTGTGGTGGACCCACTGCAGCTGGTTCTCGTGCAGCAGCAGCCGGTCCAGGTTCACCAGGCCGCGGAAGGTGTCCTGGCCCAGGCTCCACAGCTTGTTGCCGTGGAGAAACAGGTGGCTGAGGTTGACCAGGTCCACAAAGATGTCATCCTGGAGGTACTCGATGTGGTTGTCCTGCAGGTAGAGGTACTGCAGGCTGTGCAGGCCGCTAAAGATGCCCGCTGGCAGGGCGCTGAGCCCACACTTATAGAGGTAGAGGGCGTGGAGCTTTACCAGGCCCTGGAAGGTCTCGGGCGCCAGCGTCCGCAGCTGCCGGTTGTCGCCGAGATC
The Phacochoerus africanus isolate WHEZ1 chromosome 14, ROS_Pafr_v1, whole genome shotgun sequence DNA segment above includes these coding regions:
- the RTN4RL1 gene encoding reticulon-4 receptor-like 1; protein product: MLRKGCCVELLLLLLAGELPLGSGCPRDCVCYPSPMTVSCQAHNFAAIPEGIPEDSERIFLQNNRIALLQQGHFSPAMVTLWIYSNNLTFIDPNTFQGFVHLEELDLGDNRQLRTLAPETFQGLVKLHALYLYKCGLSALPAGIFSGLHSLQYLYLQDNHIEYLQDDIFVDLVNLSHLFLHGNKLWSLGQDTFRGLVNLDRLLLHENQLQWVHHKAFHDLRRLTTLFLFNNSLSELQGDCLAPLAALEFLRLNGNAWDCGCRARSLWEWLQRFRGSSSAVPCVSPASLHGQDLKLLRAEDFRNCTGPVSPHQIKSHTLTTTDRAARKEHHPPHGPARDKGHPHGHLPGSRSGYKKPGKNCTSHRNRNQVSKAGTGKQAHELQDYADYQHKFSFDIMPTARPKRKGKCARRTPIRAPSGVQQASSGSSLRASLLAWILGLVVTLR